Proteins found in one Melioribacteraceae bacterium 4301-Me genomic segment:
- a CDS encoding thiamine pyrophosphate-dependent enzyme — MDEENICIKENLVYEKPATLLDTPMHYCPGCGHGVAHRLLAEVIDELGIQEDTIGVAPVGCAVFAYNYLDIDMQEAAHGRASAVATGIKRLLPDKYVFSYQGDGDLAAIGTGETIHTCNRGENILIVFINNGIYGMTGGQMAPTTLVGMKSTTTPYGRDTKIMGNPLKITDLIAQLPGVYYATRCAVNTPNNVRRTKKALLRSFQYQKEKKGLCFVEIVSNCPSNWKMTPLESNKWLEENMIPFYPLGDLKSPEGKSIKPQNGE; from the coding sequence ATCGATGAAGAAAATATTTGCATTAAAGAAAACCTGGTTTATGAAAAACCTGCAACGTTATTAGACACGCCAATGCATTATTGCCCAGGCTGCGGTCATGGTGTTGCCCATAGACTTTTAGCAGAAGTAATTGATGAACTGGGAATTCAAGAAGATACTATAGGGGTTGCACCTGTTGGTTGTGCAGTTTTTGCTTATAATTATTTGGATATTGATATGCAGGAAGCCGCCCACGGTAGAGCTTCTGCAGTTGCTACAGGGATTAAAAGACTATTACCTGATAAATATGTTTTTTCTTATCAAGGTGATGGCGACCTGGCTGCAATAGGTACAGGAGAAACTATTCATACATGTAATCGCGGCGAGAATATATTAATTGTTTTTATAAATAATGGTATCTATGGAATGACTGGCGGACAGATGGCACCAACGACTTTAGTAGGTATGAAGTCTACTACTACACCATACGGTAGAGATACTAAAATAATGGGCAACCCACTAAAAATAACAGACCTTATTGCACAATTGCCCGGCGTTTATTATGCAACTCGCTGTGCTGTTAATACACCTAACAACGTTCGCAGAACAAAAAAGGCCTTGCTGAGAAGTTTTCAATATCAAAAAGAAAAAAAAGGTCTTTGCTTTGTCGAAATTGTTTCTAATTGTCCTTCTAATTGGAAAATGACCCCGTTGGAGTCAAATAAATGGCTTGAAGAAAATATGATTCCGTTTTATCCATTGGGTGACTTAAAATCCCCTGAAGGGAAATCTATTAAACCACAAAACGGAGAATAA
- a CDS encoding 3-methyl-2-oxobutanoate dehydrogenase subunit VorB has product MKELTLMKGNEALAEAAIRSGCDAYFGYPITPQSEVLEYLSLHAAKRTGMVVLQAESEVAAINMLYGAGGTGKKVMTSSSSPGISLMQEGISYIACAEIPCLIVNVVRGGPGLGTIQPSQGDYFQAVKGGGHGDYRLIVLAPSTVQEMVDFVPKAFDLAFRYRNPVMILADGALGQMMEKVELFEPIPRKTNIEPWATVGKPKTRQRNILTSLHIEPDKMEQINIHLQNKYKKIQQNEVQYESYKCDDAEIILTAYGLVARICKKTADMAREKGIKVGVFRPITLFPFPYNQIRELANKVKGILDVEMNAGQMIEDVKLAIEGKVPVEFHGRMGGVVPTPDEILLKIEEKFVGELV; this is encoded by the coding sequence ATGAAAGAGTTAACATTGATGAAAGGCAATGAGGCATTAGCGGAAGCTGCAATTCGTTCAGGCTGCGATGCTTATTTTGGTTACCCAATTACTCCTCAATCTGAAGTTTTAGAATATTTGAGTTTGCATGCTGCAAAAAGAACCGGCATGGTAGTGCTTCAAGCTGAAAGTGAAGTAGCCGCAATCAATATGCTTTATGGTGCTGGCGGGACAGGCAAAAAAGTTATGACGAGTTCATCAAGCCCTGGCATTAGTTTGATGCAAGAGGGAATCTCGTATATAGCTTGTGCTGAAATTCCTTGTTTAATTGTTAATGTAGTTAGAGGTGGACCTGGACTTGGTACTATACAGCCTTCTCAAGGCGATTACTTTCAAGCGGTGAAGGGTGGTGGACATGGTGACTATAGGTTAATTGTATTGGCTCCTTCGACTGTCCAAGAAATGGTTGACTTTGTACCAAAAGCTTTTGATTTGGCATTCCGTTATAGGAATCCAGTCATGATTTTAGCCGATGGCGCACTTGGACAAATGATGGAAAAAGTTGAGTTGTTCGAGCCGATTCCACGCAAAACTAATATCGAACCGTGGGCTACGGTAGGTAAGCCGAAAACTCGACAAAGAAATATCCTGACTTCTTTACATATTGAACCAGATAAGATGGAACAGATAAATATTCATCTACAGAATAAATACAAAAAAATTCAACAAAACGAGGTTCAATATGAAAGTTATAAATGTGATGATGCCGAGATAATTCTAACGGCGTACGGATTAGTGGCAAGGATTTGTAAAAAAACAGCCGATATGGCTAGAGAAAAAGGAATTAAGGTAGGTGTCTTTAGACCAATAACATTATTTCCATTTCCGTATAATCAAATTCGAGAACTTGCTAATAAAGTTAAGGGAATTTTAGATGTTGAAATGAACGCTGGACAAATGATAGAAGATGTAAAACTTGCAATCGAAGGGAAGGTGCCTGTAGAGTTTCATGGCAGAATGGGTGGCGTAGTACCCACTCCAGATGAAATCCTTCTCAAAATTGAAGAAAAATTTGTAGGAGAACTTGTATGA
- a CDS encoding TorF family putative porin, with product MNTLIKKLSLIILFTYSIILTNQLKAQELSVGTDLVSRYIWRGIDLGQNTPSLQPNIKFTFSDFNFGFWGAYSLSNPNGLNEIDIYTSYSLSLTKAGTLSLGFTDYTNPNSGTKIGNIHNHNDPEGPGAHFIELNINYAAPQDIPISLSFNYFLYNVANNPIYFQLNYTTAVSGVDLNLFLGGTPGDNSKYYGVSNFSIINLGFTASKSVKITESFSFPLFGSIILNPSSENLFYVIGISM from the coding sequence ATGAACACATTAATAAAAAAATTATCATTGATTATTTTATTCACCTATTCAATAATACTTACAAACCAATTAAAAGCACAAGAATTATCTGTGGGTACAGATTTGGTAAGCAGGTATATTTGGAGAGGTATAGATCTTGGTCAAAATACGCCTAGCTTACAACCCAATATTAAATTTACTTTCAGTGATTTTAACTTTGGTTTCTGGGGTGCTTATTCCCTTTCTAATCCTAACGGTCTAAACGAAATCGATATTTATACCAGCTATTCACTTAGCCTCACAAAAGCAGGCACGCTGAGTTTAGGTTTTACAGATTACACGAATCCAAATAGCGGAACAAAAATTGGCAATATTCACAATCATAATGATCCAGAGGGACCAGGTGCTCACTTTATTGAATTAAATATTAATTATGCAGCACCACAAGATATACCTATTTCACTTTCTTTTAATTATTTTTTATATAACGTAGCTAATAATCCAATTTACTTCCAATTAAATTATACTACTGCTGTTAGTGGCGTAGATTTAAATCTGTTTCTTGGTGGAACTCCAGGTGATAATTCAAAATACTACGGTGTTTCAAACTTTAGTATTATCAATCTCGGCTTTACTGCTTCAAAAAGTGTTAAAATAACTGAAAGTTTTAGTTTCCCACTCTTTGGCTCAATTATACTTAATCCGTCTTCTGAGAATTTGTTTTACGTAATAGGAATTAGTATGTAA
- a CDS encoding ammonium transporter, whose translation MKNKLFNSPAFYIVIIISLLTVAMPESIYSQADPNGVNTGNIKNIPAATPGKPTLEEIGNAIGHNIIATNIMWTLITGFLVMFMQAGFAMVETGFTRAKNVAHTMGMNFLIYGIGVLGFWICGFALMFGGVGGIANLGGTPGLTNELTITLFGKSFGLAGFTGFFLNPQVYDVGIFTLFLFQMVFMDTTATIPTGAMAERWKFISFIIYGFFISMVVYPLFGNWVWGGGWLAQLGANFGLGHGHVDFAGSSVVHEVGGVAALAGAIVLGPRIGKYNKDGSSNAIPGHNIPMAIIGTFILAFGWFGFNPGSTLSGNDLRIGVIATNTMLASASGAFAATLFMWLRFGKPDPSMMANGMLAGLVAITAPCAFVNAPIAVLIGAIAGILVVISVFYLDHKLKIDDPVGAVAVHGVNGFWGVLALGLFADGTYGDGWNGVSGNVRGLFYGNPKQFLAELIGGIVCFVFVFTVMYAFFKLCDKLVGLRVSEKDEIEGLDMPEMGVKGYENTHAAAEYMPATDY comes from the coding sequence ATGAAAAATAAATTATTTAATAGTCCAGCTTTCTACATTGTTATAATAATTTCTCTTCTTACTGTAGCAATGCCAGAAAGTATTTATTCACAGGCCGATCCTAACGGTGTTAACACAGGTAACATAAAAAATATACCAGCGGCCACACCTGGAAAGCCTACCCTTGAAGAAATTGGCAATGCAATTGGACACAACATTATTGCTACAAACATTATGTGGACACTAATTACTGGTTTCTTAGTAATGTTCATGCAAGCTGGCTTTGCAATGGTTGAAACTGGTTTTACAAGAGCAAAAAATGTAGCTCACACAATGGGCATGAACTTCCTTATTTATGGTATTGGAGTTTTAGGATTTTGGATTTGCGGTTTTGCACTAATGTTTGGGGGAGTTGGTGGAATTGCAAATCTTGGTGGGACCCCAGGTCTAACAAATGAACTAACTATTACTTTATTTGGAAAGTCTTTTGGATTAGCTGGTTTCACAGGATTCTTCTTAAACCCGCAAGTTTACGATGTTGGAATATTTACTTTATTTTTATTCCAAATGGTATTTATGGATACAACAGCAACCATACCAACAGGAGCAATGGCTGAAAGGTGGAAATTTATTTCATTCATTATTTACGGATTCTTTATCTCAATGGTAGTTTATCCACTATTCGGGAATTGGGTTTGGGGGGGCGGCTGGCTCGCTCAATTAGGTGCTAACTTCGGACTAGGACACGGTCATGTTGATTTTGCAGGTTCTTCTGTAGTACACGAAGTTGGAGGTGTAGCAGCTTTGGCCGGTGCAATCGTTCTTGGGCCAAGGATTGGAAAATATAACAAAGATGGTTCTTCAAATGCTATCCCTGGGCATAATATACCAATGGCAATCATTGGAACATTCATTTTAGCTTTTGGTTGGTTTGGATTTAACCCAGGTTCAACACTTTCCGGAAATGATTTAAGAATAGGTGTTATTGCAACAAATACAATGCTAGCATCTGCAAGTGGGGCATTTGCAGCTACTCTATTTATGTGGTTAAGATTTGGGAAACCAGACCCAAGCATGATGGCTAATGGAATGCTAGCGGGTTTAGTTGCAATTACTGCTCCTTGCGCTTTCGTTAATGCCCCAATTGCTGTATTGATTGGCGCTATCGCAGGAATCCTAGTTGTAATTTCTGTTTTCTACCTCGACCACAAACTAAAAATTGACGACCCAGTTGGAGCTGTTGCTGTCCATGGTGTTAACGGTTTTTGGGGAGTATTAGCACTAGGACTTTTTGCCGATGGGACTTATGGCGATGGCTGGAATGGAGTTTCTGGAAATGTAAGAGGATTATTTTACGGCAACCCTAAACAATTTTTAGCTGAATTAATTGGCGGCATTGTTTGTTTCGTTTTTGTCTTTACCGTTATGTATGCATTCTTTAAACTATGCGACAAATTAGTAGGATTACGAGTTAGCGAAAAAGATGAAATTGAAGGACTTGATATGCCTGAAATGGGGGTCAAAGGCTATGAAAATACACATGCTGCTGCAGAATATATGCCTGCTACCGATTATTGA
- a CDS encoding ferredoxin family protein produces the protein MAKVKGDIIIDIEKCKGCELCTDACPQETLGLSSKLNSKGYHYVVKVKDNCTGCINCALVCPEGIIKVFRKTLKKIESMAATSNVNDNITFAVRP, from the coding sequence ATGGCAAAAGTAAAAGGTGATATCATAATTGATATCGAAAAGTGTAAAGGTTGTGAGTTATGCACTGACGCTTGTCCACAAGAAACATTGGGGCTTTCATCAAAATTAAATTCAAAAGGTTATCATTATGTTGTTAAAGTAAAGGATAATTGTACAGGGTGCATTAACTGTGCTCTAGTTTGTCCTGAAGGTATAATTAAGGTATTTAGAAAAACGCTTAAAAAGATTGAATCAATGGCAGCGACTTCAAATGTCAATGATAATATAACATTTGCGGTGCGCCCATGA
- a CDS encoding ammonium transporter, with protein sequence MSYYKKLILFLLLFSPVILFAQEASPTVESNAAKIAEVQTHADYVWTLIAAFLVFFMQAGFAMVEAGLTRSKNTVNILMKNLMDFAVGSIVFWAIGFGIMFGINNTGWFGTSGFFFSDFSKNGDQWVFAFWMFQVVFAATSATIVSGAMAERTKFIAYLIYSAVISAVIYPIFGSWAWGGLFHGGGWLEKLGFIDFAGSTVVHSIGGWCSLAGAMILGARIGKYTKDGKVKAIPGHNLTLAALGTFILWFGWFGFNPGSTTAANKDIASIAVNTNLAGAAGACAAMITAWVIFKKPEATMTFNGALAGLVAITAGCANVTATSSVIIGATAGILVVFSVLFFEKKAKIDDPVGAISVHGVCGAWGTLLAGALDKNGFSWSVVGVQTLGIIAAFIWAFTTAYILFKILQKTVGLRVKPEEELEGLDIGEHGLECYPEFEKVSP encoded by the coding sequence ATGAGTTATTATAAAAAACTGATTTTATTTCTTCTGCTATTTTCACCTGTCATACTATTTGCCCAAGAGGCATCGCCTACAGTCGAAAGCAATGCCGCGAAAATTGCAGAGGTGCAAACACATGCCGATTATGTATGGACGCTAATTGCAGCTTTTTTAGTTTTTTTTATGCAAGCTGGTTTCGCCATGGTAGAAGCTGGTCTAACCAGAAGTAAAAACACAGTCAATATTCTGATGAAAAATTTAATGGATTTTGCTGTTGGATCAATTGTCTTCTGGGCAATTGGCTTTGGAATAATGTTCGGCATAAACAATACAGGTTGGTTTGGTACTTCGGGTTTTTTCTTTTCTGATTTTTCTAAAAATGGAGACCAGTGGGTATTTGCATTTTGGATGTTTCAAGTAGTTTTTGCTGCAACATCTGCTACCATTGTTTCAGGAGCTATGGCTGAAAGGACAAAATTTATTGCATACTTAATTTATTCAGCAGTTATTTCAGCAGTTATTTACCCAATATTTGGTTCATGGGCATGGGGTGGATTATTTCATGGTGGCGGCTGGTTAGAAAAACTTGGTTTTATAGATTTTGCAGGTTCTACTGTGGTCCATTCCATTGGAGGATGGTGCTCTTTAGCTGGAGCTATGATACTTGGAGCAAGAATTGGTAAATACACAAAAGATGGTAAAGTAAAAGCCATTCCTGGACATAACCTTACTTTAGCTGCACTTGGCACATTTATACTTTGGTTCGGCTGGTTTGGTTTTAACCCTGGTAGCACTACTGCTGCAAACAAAGATATAGCTTCAATTGCTGTAAATACAAACTTAGCTGGCGCTGCAGGTGCATGCGCAGCTATGATAACAGCATGGGTCATTTTTAAAAAACCAGAAGCTACTATGACTTTCAATGGTGCCCTTGCTGGTCTTGTAGCTATTACTGCGGGTTGTGCAAATGTTACTGCAACTAGTTCAGTTATTATAGGAGCTACAGCAGGCATTCTTGTTGTTTTCAGTGTGTTGTTTTTTGAGAAAAAAGCAAAAATAGATGATCCCGTAGGGGCAATATCTGTTCATGGTGTTTGTGGTGCTTGGGGTACTTTGCTTGCCGGAGCCCTAGATAAAAATGGCTTCTCCTGGTCTGTTGTAGGCGTACAAACACTTGGTATAATTGCAGCTTTTATTTGGGCTTTCACTACCGCTTATATTTTGTTTAAAATATTGCAAAAGACTGTTGGATTAAGAGTAAAACCCGAGGAAGAATTAGAAGGCTTAGATATTGGTGAACATGGATTAGAATGCTATCCCGAATTCGAAAAAGTATCACCTTAA
- a CDS encoding glutamine--tRNA ligase/YqeY domain fusion protein, translating into MKSNDSEIKRPKNFIYEIIEEDLKTNKWGGRVHTRFPPEPNGYLHIGHAKSICLNYGIAKDFNGKFNLRFDDTNPEKEETEYVESIIEDVKWLGADFGEKVLYASDYFEQMYLWAVELIKKGKAYVCDLSAEEIRETRGTLTVPGKESPYRNRSIEENLDLFERMRKGEFPNGAKTLRAKIDMSSPNLNLRDPVMYRIIHQEHHRQGNKWCIYPTYDWAHGLEDSIEGITHSICTLEFENHRPLYDWFLNELGIYHPQQIEFARLNLSYTVMSKRRLLQLVQEKYVDGWDDPRMPTISGLRRRGYTPQAIRNFTEIIGVAKRDALTDYALLEYAIRDELNKHAQRVMAVLRPLKVKLINYPDDKIEYVDAINNPEDPSAGTRKLPFCKEIFIEQTDFMENPPKGYYRLTQGAEVRLRYAYIIKCEKVIKNNNGEIVELHCTYDPATKSGSGTSNKKVKGVIHWVSAHHSLKAEVRLYDRLFTIENPGEKENWKDYINPNSLEIITDALVEPSLSNAKPGDKFQFERLGYFCVDTKYSTKEKLVFNRTVSIKDSWTKKS; encoded by the coding sequence ATGAAAAGCAATGATTCAGAAATAAAGAGGCCTAAAAATTTTATTTATGAAATAATTGAAGAAGATTTAAAAACAAATAAATGGGGCGGCAGAGTTCATACACGTTTCCCACCCGAACCGAATGGATATTTGCACATTGGCCATGCTAAATCTATTTGTTTGAATTATGGCATCGCTAAAGATTTCAACGGTAAATTTAATTTGCGATTTGATGATACAAATCCAGAAAAAGAAGAGACAGAATACGTTGAATCTATTATTGAAGATGTTAAATGGTTAGGTGCAGATTTTGGCGAAAAAGTTTTATATGCATCAGATTATTTTGAACAAATGTACCTATGGGCAGTTGAGTTAATTAAAAAAGGTAAAGCTTATGTGTGTGATTTAAGTGCTGAAGAAATTAGAGAAACAAGAGGTACATTAACAGTACCAGGTAAGGAAAGTCCCTATAGAAACAGGAGTATAGAAGAAAACCTTGACTTGTTTGAACGAATGCGAAAAGGCGAATTTCCGAATGGCGCAAAGACTTTACGTGCTAAAATTGATATGTCGTCGCCCAACTTGAATTTAAGAGACCCTGTAATGTACAGAATAATTCACCAAGAGCATCATAGACAAGGTAACAAGTGGTGTATTTATCCAACTTACGACTGGGCACATGGTTTAGAAGATTCAATTGAGGGAATTACACACTCAATTTGTACACTAGAATTTGAAAACCATAGACCATTATATGATTGGTTTTTAAATGAGTTGGGTATCTATCATCCGCAGCAAATAGAATTTGCAAGATTAAATTTATCCTACACTGTAATGAGTAAACGTAGATTATTACAGTTAGTTCAAGAAAAATATGTTGATGGATGGGATGACCCTCGGATGCCAACAATCTCTGGTTTAAGACGAAGAGGATACACACCACAGGCAATTAGAAATTTCACAGAAATTATAGGCGTTGCAAAACGTGATGCTTTGACTGATTATGCACTGTTAGAATATGCAATTAGAGATGAGTTAAATAAACATGCTCAAAGAGTAATGGCAGTTCTGCGCCCTCTTAAGGTTAAGTTAATTAATTATCCTGATGATAAGATTGAATATGTTGATGCAATTAATAATCCTGAAGACCCATCTGCAGGAACGCGTAAGTTACCTTTCTGCAAAGAAATATTTATTGAACAAACAGATTTTATGGAGAACCCGCCAAAAGGTTATTATCGTTTAACTCAAGGTGCTGAAGTAAGGCTGCGGTACGCATATATAATTAAGTGTGAAAAAGTAATTAAGAATAATAATGGTGAAATTGTTGAGCTCCATTGTACTTATGACCCGGCAACTAAAAGTGGGAGTGGTACAAGCAACAAAAAAGTAAAAGGGGTGATACATTGGGTTTCTGCTCACCATTCCTTAAAAGCTGAAGTGCGTTTGTACGATAGACTATTTACAATTGAAAACCCAGGTGAGAAAGAGAACTGGAAAGATTATATTAATCCTAATTCTCTTGAAATAATAACAGATGCATTAGTTGAACCTTCACTTAGCAATGCAAAGCCGGGCGATAAGTTCCAATTTGAAAGACTTGGATACTTCTGTGTCGATACAAAATATTCAACAAAAGAAAAATTGGTGTTTAACCGAACCGTTAGCATAAAAGATAGCTGGACTAAAAAGAGTTAG
- a CDS encoding P-II family nitrogen regulator has protein sequence MKKIEAIIRPHKLDEVQDALSNANFPGLTVTEVRGYGRQKGHKEVYRGTEYNINFTPKIKIELVCPDHRAESAIEIIIKTSKTGEVGDGKIFIYNVEDAIRIRTEESGESAI, from the coding sequence ATGAAAAAAATAGAAGCAATAATAAGACCACACAAATTAGATGAAGTACAAGATGCACTGAGCAATGCTAATTTTCCCGGTCTTACTGTAACTGAAGTTAGAGGTTACGGTAGACAAAAAGGACACAAAGAAGTTTACCGGGGTACTGAATACAATATTAATTTTACTCCAAAAATAAAAATCGAGCTGGTTTGCCCTGATCACAGAGCCGAAAGCGCAATAGAAATAATTATTAAAACATCAAAAACAGGTGAAGTTGGAGACGGCAAAATATTTATCTACAATGTAGAAGATGCAATAAGAATTAGAACTGAAGAATCTGGGGAAAGTGCTATTTGA